The Corynebacterium callunae DSM 20147 genomic sequence AGCCAAATGCTCCGGTGGCAAACCAGTTGGCTCCGTACCAAATAACAACGCATCGCCGGGCTCAAAATTGATCTCGGTGTAATGCGTGGTGGCAGCGGTCGTAAAAGCAAAAACACGACCGGGAACCGCAGCCATCGCTGCATCAAAGTTCGGATGAACTGTGACTTCCGCCAAATCGTGATAATCCAAACCCGCGCGCCTTAAGTGTTTTTCGCTGAGATCAAAGCCTAGTGGTTCAACAAGATGCAGGTGAGCGCCCGTTCCCGCGCACATGCGGATGGCATTTCCGGTGTTTGGAGGGATGACAGGATTGTCAAAGATGACATGTAAAGGGTGTTCGGACATGTCAATGATTGTAAGGCCTGAACAAAGGGTGGAATAATGGCGGGCGTGACTGCACTTAAACTTGATGGAAACCTATACCGCGATGAAATCTTCGCCGATCTGGAACAGCGCGTTGCTGCGCTCAAAGAAAAGGGAATCACCCCAGGCCTGGCAACAGTGCTTGTTGGCGATGATCCTGCCAGCCACTCCTATGTGAAGATGAAGCACCGTGACTGCGAGCAAATCGGTGTGAACTCCATCCGCAAGGACCTGCCTGCTGATGTAACCCAGGAAGAACTTTTTGCGGTTATTGATGAGCTCAACAATGACGATGCCTGCACCGGCTACATTGTGCAGCTGCCACTGCCCAAGCACCTTGATGAAAATGCCGTGCTAGAGCGCATCGATCCCAACAAGGATGCCGATGGCCTGCACCCAGTAAATCTGGGCAAGCTGGTTCTTAATGAGCCAGCTCCACTGCCTTGTACTCCTAATGGATCTATCAGCTTGCTGCGTCGCTTCGGCGTTGAAC encodes the following:
- a CDS encoding tRNA (cytidine(34)-2'-O)-methyltransferase; amino-acid sequence: MSEHPLHVIFDNPVIPPNTGNAIRMCAGTGAHLHLVEPLGFDLSEKHLRRAGLDYHDLAEVTVHPNFDAAMAAVPGRVFAFTTAATTHYTEINFEPGDALLFGTEPTGLPPEHLAHARITKELRIPMLPGRRSMNLSNSAAVATYEAWRQLGFPGGV
- a CDS encoding bifunctional methylenetetrahydrofolate dehydrogenase/methenyltetrahydrofolate cyclohydrolase, with product MTALKLDGNLYRDEIFADLEQRVAALKEKGITPGLATVLVGDDPASHSYVKMKHRDCEQIGVNSIRKDLPADVTQEELFAVIDELNNDDACTGYIVQLPLPKHLDENAVLERIDPNKDADGLHPVNLGKLVLNEPAPLPCTPNGSISLLRRFGVELNGAKVVVIGRGVTVGRPIGLMLTRRSENSTVTLCHTGTKDLAAETRNADVIIAAAGQPHMLTADMVKPGAAVLDVGVSRKDGKLLGDVHPDVWEVAGAVSPNPGGVGPLTRAFLVHNVVERAEKLAGI